One region of Pseudomonadota bacterium genomic DNA includes:
- a CDS encoding class I SAM-dependent methyltransferase has protein sequence MTDIDAKGYYDDFSGWYERKRHHGYHAMLDELELGIVRGLAGGKEVLEVGCGTGLIMRGLDGRAKRLVGVDISPGMLAEARRRGFDVFEGQAEKLPFADESFDLAYSFKVLAHVPDIELALREMARVLRPGGYLVAEFYNALSLRHLAKRLARPGKISEARTEAEMFTRWDTPKQVLGYLPPGLRFEGWRGVRVVTPTAFVHDIPIVGGLVAKAEHAAMTSPLARFGGFLVAVCRKA, from the coding sequence ATGACGGACATCGACGCCAAGGGCTACTACGACGACTTCTCCGGCTGGTACGAGCGGAAGCGCCACCACGGCTACCACGCGATGCTCGACGAGCTCGAGCTCGGCATCGTGCGCGGGCTCGCGGGCGGCAAGGAGGTGCTCGAGGTCGGCTGCGGCACCGGGCTCATCATGCGGGGCCTCGACGGGCGCGCGAAACGACTCGTCGGGGTCGACATCTCTCCCGGGATGCTGGCCGAGGCGCGGCGGCGGGGCTTCGACGTCTTCGAGGGGCAGGCCGAGAAGCTGCCGTTCGCGGACGAATCGTTCGATCTCGCGTACTCGTTCAAGGTGCTCGCGCACGTCCCGGACATCGAGCTCGCGCTGCGCGAGATGGCGCGCGTCCTTCGGCCGGGCGGCTACCTCGTCGCCGAGTTCTACAACGCGCTCAGCCTCCGGCACCTCGCGAAGCGGCTGGCACGACCGGGCAAGATCTCGGAGGCGCGGACCGAGGCCGAGATGTTCACGCGCTGGGACACGCCGAAGCAGGTCCTGGGCTACCTGCCGCCGGGTCTCAGGTTCGAGGGGTGGCGCGGCGTGCGCGTCGTGACGCCGACCGCGTTCGTCCACGACATCCCGATCGTCGGCGGCCTCGTCGCGAAGGCCGAGCACGCGGCGATGACCTCGCCTTTGGCCCGCTTCGGCGGCTTCCTCGTCGCGGTGTGCCGGAAGGCGTGA